The genomic stretch attgttcaagtattcattcacttccttactttttgtaagcgttatattccccactatcttatattgaatgttgagagcctttgtttgtctgaacagataatcccacgctccactgtgactgcgcgaagatcgaaataaagacctattcactacttctctggtttcttctatcaatagcacgagggttaccttaaggcacgaaactGTAACTCGGCTAGACATCTTGCGACTGTTTCGAGAGGAATATCAAATGCTATTAAGTGCATTTTACCCATTGTTGCTTTTGGTGTTAAGATGAGCTAGTAAAGTTAGCTTGGGGATACTGTCCTTAATTGTGTAAAGTGCTCTCTCTGCATTGCTGTCCGGTTTGATGATTTTCAGATTTCTGCAAAGCTCGCCTGTTTATGACCTCATGAGAGACGCTGGATTCGTTTTGAATGATCATTTAAAAATTACCAGTCCGTTGAGTGTTCAATGGCTTGACTGTCGTCGGTTCTGAGGAATGCAGAGTGATCGCCACTTTATTTAgcaaagaatgaataaattggtagGGGTCCGTTCTGATTTAACATCTCTAAATGTTAACAACAGTCCAACGTTTTTCGAATCAATGGCGGACAAGCTTCAGATATTGAAAACAAGATTGTCTGCCGGGACTTGCAATTGAGCAGTTATCAAAGTCGGAGTGCACAAAGTCGAGATCTGTGAACATGCCATCAACCTTTGAAAGTTTGGACGgcttttttaaaacaaaaggtATATGTAAAAGTTCttataaaccgaaaggagtgatgatagcCGTTTTAGAAACGCTGTTCTCAGTCTAGGACTTTAATTGAGCACTTCAACTGAGCGATTATAGAAAAAACTACTCTGATGGCATGATAATCTCAAAATTTATCATACCACAGAATTCGAGTTCAACCAATCCTACCTTTGCGAGGGCTATTCGGCGCGCTTTAGAGAACAGATTTCTGATGTCATTATGTGATGTGTGACACTGTCGATCCTACATGGTAGTTGCGATCATGTTTGAAGTTTGGTCAATTCTATGTTTAGTTTGGACCGCGCACAACCGTCAATCATAAAATGAAACTCCATAAACAGATAATTTAGTATTACCGTCAACTAGTCTCAGTTTTCTCGGGTCAGTGGGTAAATAGTGGTGCTATAGCCGATGATTGACATTGGTACGTCTGCAAAAACGAAAATCCACTGGGCAGGTTTGCGCAAACTGACGTCAAGGTAAACGTACATTTTACCGTAATTAAAGGTCGGTTTTCCGTTCGTCATCTGTAAATTGAAGATTGAACCTTGTTGAAGACCGTTAGTATTCTCAGTGAGGACACTTAATCCACCAGTGTCGACGAGAAGGCAAACTTTCGTCATCGCATCAGGGCTGTATGAAAAAGGCGAAATACACTGACTATAGATGTCGTTAACACGAGAAGAAATGTGTATTGTGGGGAAGGGTGTGAGCTCAGAGAAACTACAGGGCTTCCCGCAATTTCTGGTAGATTTATCTTAGGTGTAGTAGTGTTGGTATTTATGAGGTTATCCGTTTTACGTGGTCCGGAAACAGACTTAGTTTGTGGTGAAGTTCTTCAGGAAGTTTTGGATCATTTGGTATCATCATGAACACTGAGAAAACTAGTGATACATTATAAGCATCTCAGACTTTATTTTGCATCGTTTGAGGCTTTTTCCTCAATTGAACGAACACTGGTGCTGGTGGTTCCTGTGTTCTGTAGAAACCAATCAACAAATGTAACTAGTTCGTTCACGGAGTTAATTTATTGCTAGGGACGGGTAGCATGACGTACTCAATGGTGATCCAGTAAAGATGCTCAGCTGAGAGCCTCCAGCTAGGGTGCGTCCAGTAAAACCAACGAGGTCAGAATTAACGTCCAAGACTTGCAAAATTATTTTGgggtttattttcttttaaaaaacaaaactgtACCAAAAATATGTGTGGTAGACCAAAAAGTAGCAAACAAAAATAGCAACAAAGATATTACGTCTAAGGTTTATGTTACgcttaacagttaataagttaattacacacagaTAAAAATAAGGGGCGTTACTTaattcttcaggctattgcgcgTTCTGTTGACTTTGGTCCAGATAgtccacaattataaaagattagtaattccaatatggacgatatggaTCCAGTAgatttaccaagcgtagaattcaataagaacgtCACAATAGTCTATAAACGgagatggtatgcaattaatatttcatttaacatattagcaaacacggcagaacgatgcagatgtgagttagagtgtatttattagGGAGCAGTAACAATGTcgcgatatgttgtactcaaaaacggaaggaagtcaaatTACAAgagttcaaagtaatacacttaaacgACAAGTaaaattgtttaatgctaaatgtacagaatatgaaaatacacaaaatacatgcaaaaactatgaaagattgtttacaaaatatgcTTTATAGTCCTGTCTCCacatatatttgaaaaagaTCGAATGGTAAAGTGTGATCCAATGCTACATGTTCGGGGATATGTCCTTGATCAATATGTTCACGTTAGTTGTTGCTAACgctggagaatgttggtgaccTAATAAACGTCTAGTCGCCACTTTGCTAAATTAAAGTTCTGCACTGCTTCACTCCTCGATTCTATTTCTCAGACGCTACTCTTCTGCAATTTAGTAAAGCGGAATTACTGAACTATCATTTACTTCCTCGTTAGGTTATAAAATCAGATGACTCCAAGATTTAGATCTTATCGCTTGTTACACGTCATTAGATGTAGGTGGGGAGCAGGTCTATATTGCTTAAATATGAGgacatctccccattaaatagGGGGTAAACTAGGAGATATGACGAACATAAAAGTGAGAAAGTAAGTTGTTTTAACTTCTAGCTACGATTTTTCGATTTTTACATCAGGTTATAAGTTGGTCCTTCTGTTTATATTTAGCTGCTACATACCAAAAGTGAGGTTAGAACATTTGGGATTTCCGTCAGGCTCCGTCTTGTAGCCATATTGGGGACGCCTGCTACTCTGACAGCCTTACTGACTTTCAGTCATAATGTATCCAGCTACGTTATCAAATttacttgacattgtttacatAGCTGTTGAACTAGAGAGTCTCTGCAGCCACTGTATTAGCAAGGGTTAGAGGGGCTTTAGTCTCATGTCCTTTGAAAACAAGGAAAAATCAGCAAGCCATCATTTCTTAATAATTTGAATTTCACTCATCATTTTTGACGTACCTGCCGAAGCACATACACCAAAGGCAGGGAGAAGATAATAGTTTGGATCTCCGTAGTATGTTCTAAGGAATCTGATATTGAAAAGTTTTATAACCCTAAACAATCCATTAGTTCTAAACTTGAGGGTTGCTCTCTCACTCTATTAAACGAGTCACAGTTTTGGAATCATTAGTTCTGTTTGTTTACGCATATCTTTGGCTTCATGTTGCTCATGTGTCTATGTAAGTTAGGTCTGTTCGTGTGAAGGGTCCTTCACGGTGTTCACGAATATTGTGACTGTTATAAAATAATACCAAGCAAATATACCATAGGTACTCACTGTTGCTATTAATTTTCAGACATCGTCGCTAAACATTAACCTCTGAACAACTTTTATCACTTACAAGCAAATGAACCTTCTGGTAGTTATCATTACGTTTGTAATTGTTCATTTATTCTAGTATAGACAGTCGGTTGTGTTCTTCCATGCAGTGATCCCCATTTTGGGCCACAAAACatattgtttatattgaatacaGCTTTTTTCACTGTAAAGACACTTTTGGTACTGTATAGACGAAGGGGGAAGAAGATGACGTCTAGGAAGAGTGGTATATATGAAGGTTTACTATAGGTTTGTTCAGTTCGCGTAAATACTGGTAAAGCTAGATAACGGAAAAAATATGCTTCTTAAAAGTAGGAAAATTGAACTGTGGAGGATGAGGGAAAGAGGAAGAGCCGAATATAAGTAAACTATCACTGTTTTCTTTAATAATAGGGCAGCTGACCGATAGGTGGGATTTGAAGGTTAAGTATAATCTGAACAGTTTAAGAACTAAAAGTTGATAACTAGTAAATAAGAAATTCTGAGACGTGAAGAAATTTTATTAGGTTAGACAGGAAACGAAATATAGGATTTTGAAACACTTGATTTACTTTTTCCGATCTCTACAGACAGTTTTACAAAGTCGCGGTATGCTTGAGTCGCCCGCAACCGTAGCTTCTGCAACCCAAAGGTTGGTCCCCAGAAGGCAAACAATAGAAGATGCTTATTCACCACCAGCGAATTTCTTAGAGATTGACGTGTGCAACCCTCTCACTCACGAGGATGGTAAAGACCGCTTCACAGACTACGAAGTTAGTCTCAGGGTACGTAAATTTCTGTAGTTAGCTTACTTTCCTGTAGACAAATTTACCCATATTTGCACACAAAGAGTCATCGGTTCGTCGTAGGTACAGCGATTTCAAATGGCTTCGTGACGAACTGGACCGTGAAAGCAAGGTATGTAACTTATTTAGTTACTTTGTCTGCCGATTTTTGGGAGAATATCAATTTTTGAGGGAACTCTTATAGAAACTCTTAGGGTAGTTTAGCCAAAAGCCTGGAAATTTCACCTGGCTTGGGGATTTTCTCCAGGATTACTAATCACTCCGGAGAAATCTATTTAAGTTCCTTGATAAAACATCGAATTGTTCTCAATATTTTTGGTGAGGCATGTagacggcgagactaaactatggatgtgttcctgtaccgtacgcattatgattttagaacttctgaacctatatctgatcttgagaagtttttgagccatgtaaaagaacagtatcccctttaatgTTTGAGATTCGTATTATGTATTTCACTGTATAccaactgtcttctgattggctaatctTTCTCAAGGttatttaagattcgttcaaggGTCGGCTGTATAGTGTAGTTTCGCCGCGTTTTCTGTGCTGTCCGATTTGACACAGTGTGCGTACGCTGAAGACTCCAATGTGTTGTCTGGAGAAAGGTTTCAGTAGACTTGGGACAGTATTTCGCGCACTGGAATCGTTGGCAATGGTGACACTTAAAGAAGCAATCAAAAGCCGAAGTTTAGGGTTGAAAGCTgatgtaggaggaataataggaattgaagagggagattgattatgaatacagtgatcttgagtgctgttggAGATATGAgggtggttatcacttcccggtcgcACACACTGTGGAagagttcttctagaggtacctgaaaaggaaatcggattagaggtggtcttagtgacctgagagcgtgatcgcagtacccaagggacaactgcttaagACTGATCACACacaacctttttgtgagtagttttcgtttgagctccgtacttgttggggcTTTATCgttggagacggaaatccgtggcataaggcgaggtgtgtatttttagggtcgaccttttctaaccccacccctccttgtggggaAACAGCACCggtgtcatgctggttgtctgaaggaaacaccttactgctgtcacacctctgtacagtcagcagtacgacttcggaccttgggtttgctgcttttagtcttaccgctcttcaactgaTGTGTCTGACATGGTAAAACCTTGAGGAACAATTGTTTCAACCAGTATAGCTCCATTGGTTCCTCACGATAGACaatcccgaccaccacgtcgAGGGAGGAGCAACGTTTGGGAACTAAGGTTAGGGAGTCAAATAGTCGAgcacgtcgacaacttcacttatcctggaagtctgatcagccatCTTGGTTTGGTGTCTTACGAAATCTCGGCACATATTGAGAAGGCTCGTTTGACCTTTGACAGCTTACGTCACCCATGGTGAAGTCGATATAACCGTCTATCAATAAAAGGACGAATATACTGCGCAACAGTTCATTCTGTTCTACTCTGCGGCtatgaaacgtggccattaggtACAGGGGATACTCTTAGGTTAcaaatgccttagaaatattgctcgcatctgccgggattaccgggtaagtaatagtgagatcaGGTTCAGAGTATCAGGGGATGAtattaaatcagttgatgaggttgtgaatcttcaccGACTGAGATGGTCGGTCCACGTACTACTCATGCCCAATCACCTACTTCCACGGCACACGATACTTAATAGTGTTGAAAACCGATGGAAGAGagtggcggccaaaccaaagcatggcatcagtccacaaaatcactaacttctggtcttaaccatgttagtagatgcagatTACGTGGTTGGGgcccgcgcgactatcgtaactaatggttggagactctgagtgacatggctcagaatcgatcacaatggcatggGTGTATATACTTTCCGTCTTatcttaaaccgtgagattaaaattatttcatacctttctttctacgaactaattctttcttcctgtactatatccttatatgcaatccttcttttatatattactacaattgaagtaactactatgaatttggtgttcatcttgtgctaataaggtgtggcaactttgaccgatgcatatatgtacctggtcttacgttttagctgactgactgaatatcaaagtcagaatcttgaatacgaatgtcaagacagttggAGGACTACCAGaaccatcaaaaatgtacaagtatttataaacagttgtgtacgtaagatactgaatgtccgctgaccggataccatcaggaACAGTGTACTATAAGAaagaataaaccagcttccagcaaaggagaaaattaggaaaagactttggaagtgaataggacacacattggggaaattatcaaactacatcgcgaggcaagtgctaactttgaatcctgaagggaaacatgaaaagaggaaggccaaaaaacacattgcGTCGAGAGTTAAATGCAAACATGAAACGGATGAAcagcaactggaaaagattgcccaggacagagctgAATGTAGAGTGCTGGTGAGGGGCCTATGCTCCTGCATGAGAGGTAAAaggtgtaagtaaataagtagttgCTACCATTGACGAGGGATAATCCATTAACGTTTATGATCAGATACCATCGGCCTGTTTTCTACCTTTAGGCGTCATGATTCATAACCAATTGCTGCATAGTAGGCTAACCCGCCATCTTTCGCTTATATCCTAACAGGTGTACAACATAGAAAATATAGGGATCTGCGTTTTTTTTCGTTTGCCAGCCTCGTTCTCCCTACTTGTTTATGGTTAGATTTATGGTTTAAAAGTATGCAAGTTTTGAAATGGGAATAtaacaaattaattttattctcaTTTTACATTTCAACAGATTGTTGTTCCTCGATTACCAAGCAAAGCATGGAAACGCCAATTACCTTTTCGGGCAGATAAAGGTATATTTGATGAGGATTTCATCGAGGAGCGACGAAAAGGACTAGAAAATTTCATTAACAAGTATGTTTTTCACCACATTCGCCttttaaaatatctttatttttcttaaaaagccattttttacaaaatttaaataatttatcaataGGATTACTTGGCGAATTAGGTTTGGTCTGTTCGATAATCAAAATTCGTGGTCGAAGATAAGTGATTTAACTCAAAATTATTAGGAGTGAGGCGGATGTAGTTTTCTCCTATCTTCATAGAACTTCAGTGGTACTCCATACTTTTAAGCCTTTTACTTCATTTCTTATTTCCAAACCACGCTGTTTATGTTTACTCTTTTACAGTCATCTGTTTGAActcaaatattggtacaagaggcaccaaatacatttATGCCACAAAATAACAGGGAGGTTGTGAGGAGACAATTGGGGTTGAGTATAATAAAAAGACGAGCAACAATGGACAGAAATTAATGTAcgagagtgaaataataataatgggagaaacAGTTCAGTTGGGGAAAATACAACCAGAAAGGATTTTTTCAGTAAAAGAAGTTACTTTCACTTTTATGAATAAAGTAAAAGCAGTTACAGCAGGATcatcactggcttctattctcaGCCATATCTGATGATGTCTTAAGCCTCCATATTGTACCATCTCTAGGACCTcatccagggagtcgtgaaggtccGACAGAAGCtagtcctgtacagctttctttcataccacggcaccatgtcatacactgaccaccgcTCCGCTTTTTCGAACCGGTCCCAGCGTCaacaaataatgcacgatgtggAATTCTCTAGGATGAAATGCTTAAGACATATCCAAGCCATCGAATAAGATGTTTCAAGATACTGAcaacaattgaattatcgtcactGTGCCTGAACACACGAtgctgaacctctgcattactgaCATGCTGTTTCTACTGGATGTTAGCagtccttcggagacaacgatgatcataCACAGAGAGtcatctaacatcctcaacttggAGAGGGCAGGCTTCACATACATGGGGTAAAATTGCTTTCACCGACGCACTGTAGATCctccttttacagccagaccaATATCACTAAGGTGCCAAAGATGGTCCGCATTGACATAAGATGCTccggctttcactatacgtgaattgatctcatcactcatgCCACCActagcacttatgcagctaatCAGATACACGAActcgactacttctatctgctcactacCAGGAGTGAGTGCATGTTCAGGGTCGTGCCGGccttgtaaaagtactttgcacttatAAGGTGCACAGTACATGCCaatacctacggacactgattgccttGTATTGGgtatcatcgcacagtaagacaatatcatccgcatactcaggATCGAAAATTCTTTCTCCAGGCAATAGATCTATaccaccattacttacatccataaGAGCTGTTTCCAAAACGTCATCAATGGCTAAATTGAAGGGGAGTGGTGAAACAATAAAGATAGATGTTCGTATGTCCTCGCTCGGTCTGAGGTGCTTGTTTATAGGGCCtataagatgttaataaacacctcAACAACatacttcttgaatagaaaATCTCAGAAAACTGTCCTGTCCAACACATCAAGGGGGGCCCTAATGTCAAGAAACATTACGATTGTTGGCATGTAATATGAAGATGTGATCAGTACATCCTCGACTAGAACGAAAACCAACCTGCTATTCCACGAGTCTATCTTTCTTGAgttttgaacaatctacgaagtatTACGGAAGCCAATAATATAGAAGCAATCAGAAGTAGTTTTAATCGTCGATAACTGTTGCATGggcgacgtgaaccctttttggAGTAAGGGACAGCTATCGACTCATTCTACGATGCTGGGACACTTTAATTACCAGACATTTGTTAACAACTCAGTCAGTTCGTCAACCAGAAAGTCGCTGCCATCTTTAAAAAGGACCGGAGGTCATCTGGGCCTGGTGATTTGtggcgcttcaagagttggaatTCCTTGTGGACCTCCGCCTCGTTAGGTGGGTCAGTTGTCATAGGCTATGAAGAGTaggacagtctgatcgatgttgccgAAGCAACGGACCAATCAAACTACTCATCGTCCAAAATGTTGGTAGATTCTATTGGTTGACATTTCGTCAccttcacagattgtttcactcacatcAGACTTCTTGGTGCCAGtgactcggatgagttggaagaggtTCCGGTAGTTACCAAATGCAGTTACTGTTTCCAACTCATTAGCACGCtctgaccaccaggcttctcagCCCTTATTCAAACTTTACAcaatttcactacgtaacaatCTCCGTTTGTCGTCAAACTCAtagtcacccggagtagaccgacgtgCTTCAATGAGTTGTAAGAAACCTgtagaaacccagtgcttataagcagGAAGTTTTGCTAAGCCACAAGCGACTATACTCGCCATTTTCACGACGTCGTACAATTGCAGTCCATGCACATGTTTATTTTTCGGTAGGTTGATAACCTTGAACCTAGCttggtttgatatttagttgcaaaAGAAGCTGCAACCAGTTTGTTAACATTGGTCCGTTTAGGGCGATGAGGTTGTTGGGCATTGAAACGTAAGGTGAGATTAGCGCAAACAAGGGCATGGTCAGAGTCCAGATAAGTACTCCAGAAGGAGCAGCAATCTTGTACACAGCCACGCCAGTAGTAGACGAATGCGATGTGATCACTTTGAGTCCAGATTCTAAATGCAGAGAGAGGACTCCAGGTAGCACATCAGTGATGACTGTGCCAAAAGTCAgggctagccagaaacaggctTCAGTCTGCACAAAGTTGCAGTAGACAGTTACCGTTATCTGACCTGCAACCAACAGGTCTTCATCGGCCACCGAAACGGATC from Schistosoma mansoni strain Puerto Rico chromosome 6, complete genome encodes the following:
- a CDS encoding putative sorting nexin produces the protein MLESPATVASATQRLVPRRQTIEDAYSPPANFLEIDVCNPLTHEDGKDRFTDYEVSLRTNLPIFAHKESSVRRRYSDFKWLRDELDRESKIVVPRLPSKAWKRQLPFRADKGIFDEDFIEERRKGLENFINKVAGHPLAQNEKCLHMFLQEKVIDRNCRLGKLRNI